From the Acidimicrobiia bacterium genome, the window GGACCCTTCGGGCGTCAGCACGAACCCGCTGTCGACCTCTCCGCCGCCGTCGATCACGTGGAGCGGCGCGGCCGTCGTCCCGCCGTGGACGACGGCGAGGTCGACGAGCGACGGCGCGAAGGCGACGACCGTGCCGTCTCCGACCTGCACGCCGGCGCGGCGGGCGAGATCGCCGGCGAGGACGGGCCCAGCGAAGGCCGCGTCGGCCACCGCCGCCCCGAGCGCCTCGGCGACGATGGCGGCCTCGACGCCGCCGGCGAGTGGCGTGCCGTCTCCGCCGTCTGCGCGCAGCTCCAGCCAGCCGGCGTCGCGTACCGCCGCGCTGAGCCGCTTCGCCCGAGTGGCGTCGTCGAGGTCGGCGACCGTCGCGGGACCGAGCTCACGAGCGAGCTGGCGAGCCGAGCGTCGCAGCTCCGCCTGCTCGGCCGTGTCCCGCGTGTCCATCAGGCCCGTCGCTTCATCGTCACCCTGAGGTAGAATGTAGTTTCCGATTTTTGAGAGCGCAATACTCGTCTAACATCGGCGTCACCGCGGCAGCCCGCCGCGGCGCCGGCTCAGCAGGAGCGCCGATGACCGCCGCCACGACGCCCGTCGACTTCGACCCCTTCTCGGAGGAGTTCTTCGACGATCCGTACGAGCTGTACGGGCGACTCCGGGACGAGGCGCCCGTGTACCGCAGCGGGCGCTACGGCTTCTACGCGCTGTCGAGGTTCGCCGATGTGCTGGCCGCCCACCGAGATTGGGAGACCTTCTCGAGTGAGCACGGCATCGAGCTCTTCATGCTCCTCAACACCGACGTCGAGGAGGTCAGGCGCTACCGGCAGGTCATCATGATGGATCCTCCGGAGCACGACCGGTTCCGAGCGATCGTCAGCCGCGTCTTCACCCCCCGCGCCGTGAGCGCGCTGGAGCCCATGGTCCGTGAGGTCATCTGCAGCTTCCTCGACCAGCTGGAGGATGCGGCCGAGTTCGACGCCGTTGCCGACTTCGCGGCGCCGTTCCCGATCGAGGTGATCTCTCGGATGCTCGGCGTCCCGGAGGCGGACCGTCAGGCGATCCGTCACCGGATCGACCTCGGTCTCCACCGCGAGCCGGGTCAGCTGGAGCCGAGCGAGGAGAACCAGCGGGCGACACTCGAGAACGGCATGTACTTCCACCGGCTGACCGCGGAGAAGCGGGCGAACCCCGGCGACGACATGCTGTCGCGGCTCACGCAGGTGACGGTCGATCGCGGTGACGGCGCCGAGACCGGCCTCGACGACACCGAGATCACCGGCTTCGCGACGTTGCTCGGTGGTGCCGGCGCCGAAACGGTCACGAAGCTCGTCGGCAACGCGGTCGTGCTCTTCTGGCGGCATCCCGACCAGTGGCAGAAGATCCTCACCGATCAGGGAAAGATCCCGCGCGCCGTCGAGGAGATCCTCCGGTACTGGCCGCCCTCCCAGTACCAGGGTCGGTTCTGTGTCAAGGACCGCACGTTCGAAGGCGGCACGATCCCGGCGGGCCACCCTGTGCTCCTCATCACCGGAGCGGCGACGCGTGACCCACGCGAGTTCGACCGGGCCGACGACTTCAACATCGAGCGCCAGCCCGGCATCACCATCGGCTTCGGCCACGGTGCGCACGCCTGTCTCGGTGCTGCCCTGGCCCGCATGGAGAGCCAGATCGCCATCGAAGAGACAGCAAAGCGCTGGGCGCGGCTCGAGGTCGACGGAGACGGGCTCCGGCGCGTCCACATGGCGAACGTCGCCGGCTACTCGAACG encodes:
- a CDS encoding cytochrome P450, which gives rise to MTAATTPVDFDPFSEEFFDDPYELYGRLRDEAPVYRSGRYGFYALSRFADVLAAHRDWETFSSEHGIELFMLLNTDVEEVRRYRQVIMMDPPEHDRFRAIVSRVFTPRAVSALEPMVREVICSFLDQLEDAAEFDAVADFAAPFPIEVISRMLGVPEADRQAIRHRIDLGLHREPGQLEPSEENQRATLENGMYFHRLTAEKRANPGDDMLSRLTQVTVDRGDGAETGLDDTEITGFATLLGGAGAETVTKLVGNAVVLFWRHPDQWQKILTDQGKIPRAVEEILRYWPPSQYQGRFCVKDRTFEGGTIPAGHPVLLITGAATRDPREFDRADDFNIERQPGITIGFGHGAHACLGAALARMESQIAIEETAKRWARLEVDGDGLRRVHMANVAGYSNVPVRAVR